The following DNA comes from Kitasatospora sp. NBC_01287.
GGCCGCTCGACGCGGTGCGCAGCGCGAAGACGGCGGTGCCGGCGGCGGCCAGGCCGATCCGGCCGGTGGCGACGAGGTAGAGCAGGGTGCCCCAGATCAGGGCCGTGCCGGCGCCGGTGCCGAGGGAGGCGACCAGCGAGACCTTGGCGGCCTTGGTGGTCGCCTGGTCGGTGGCGGCGGCGATCTTCGCCTCCGCCGCACGGTACTTGGCCATCATGAAGGGGGCGATCTGGTCGGAGCGGACCTGGTCGGCGTTGCGCTTGTCGATCAGGAACCAGCGGTAGATCCGCAGGGCCTGCCGGTCCTCGTTGGTGCTGATCGAGGCGAGGTAGTGGATGCGGGCGGTACGGACGGCGGCGACCCCGGTGGGCACCGAACCGAGCAGCAGGAACGGCAGCAGGTAGGGGTGCAGGGTCGCCAGCACGCCGGCGGCGGCGACCAGCGAGACGGTGGAGGCGATCACGTCCTGCGCGTTGGTCAGCAGGTCGGGGACGGTGGCCGCACCGCGGTCGGCCGACTCCCACCGCTCGTTGTAGGTGGGTTCGTTGTACGCCTCCAGCTCGGCCGCGCAGCCGGCGGCGATCAGGGCGAGTTCCGCTTCCCGGCCGATCCGGGGGGACACCCGGCCGGACAGGGTGGTGACGGCGATGGCGAGGACGGCCCGCAGCGCCGCAGCGGCGGTGAGCACGGAGAGGGACGGCGCCGCGACCGCGAGGTGCCCGGCGATCGGGCCCGGCTTGAGGAGCGCGGCGAGGGTGCCGGTGGTGGCGTACAGGGCGACGGCACCGCAGACCCCGGACAGGACCTGGCAGACGAGGAGCAGCACGGTGGAGCGGGGGTCGGCGGTCCAGGCCAGCGCGAGGGCCCGGCGGACGAGGTGGGGCAGGCGGCGCACCATCGCGCCGGTGGACATCGACTCCGCGGCGGCTGCCCGCCGGTCGCCGGGGAAGCGCAGGTGGAACTCCTCGGAGTGCTCGGACTCGGAGTGCTCGGACTCGGGGCGCTGGGGTTCGGGGTGTTGGGCTGCGGGGGCGGCGCTCTGCTGATCCGCCTTCACGCTGTGCTCGGACACATTGCTCCCTTGGTCGGCGGCCTGGTTGCGGAGGTGGGGTGATGACGTGCCGGGGCGGTGACGCGGTGGGCTGGTGGGCGTGCTCGGTCAGCGGCGGTGCCGGTCGGCATGCCGCGCAACGGGGTGGGCTGCTGGTGCGGTCCCCGATCCTGGCAGCGCGCTGCCGGGACGTTCGGCGTGTCCCGGCGGGTCTCACTCGATCCGGGTGAATCCGTGTCCGCGTCGGCGAGTTGGTGGCACCGGGGCGACGGATCACTCCTCGGCACGGAGGGGGACGAGCCACCGGCTGACGCGGACCGGCTACCCGGGGGCGTGAAGGCGCCTGGTGCGGGAAGACGCCCGGTATGAGGACACCAGCCGCCACGCAGCCGCCCGGGGAGACCGCGGGGCGCTACCGGTGCGCCTTCGTGCTGGGCGGCGG
Coding sequences within:
- a CDS encoding ABC transporter ATP-binding protein — protein: MSEHSVKADQQSAAPAAQHPEPQRPESEHSESEHSEEFHLRFPGDRRAAAAESMSTGAMVRRLPHLVRRALALAWTADPRSTVLLLVCQVLSGVCGAVALYATTGTLAALLKPGPIAGHLAVAAPSLSVLTAAAALRAVLAIAVTTLSGRVSPRIGREAELALIAAGCAAELEAYNEPTYNERWESADRGAATVPDLLTNAQDVIASTVSLVAAAGVLATLHPYLLPFLLLGSVPTGVAAVRTARIHYLASISTNEDRQALRIYRWFLIDKRNADQVRSDQIAPFMMAKYRAAEAKIAAATDQATTKAAKVSLVASLGTGAGTALIWGTLLYLVATGRIGLAAAGTAVFALRTASSGLQGMVGNGARLYRMGLYLDDLFGFLDEAGGHRIERGTVVPGAPGTVEVKGLSYTYPGDQQEPALRDVDMTLRRGEVVALIGQNGSGKTTLLKLLAGLYLPRTGSITWDGVPIADLDAEGLWRRVARVPQEYANWPLPAAENVHLGHGADDPDVLDAVRRAAEKTGFDEIVGRLRSGWRTLLAQGWWGGAELSGGGWQRAAVARALYRTSRNPGLLILDEPTSDLDPRAEHRILHSLRALAPGRITLLVTHNIANAAVADRVIVMDQGRVTQTGTWQELADQRDGLFRELLDLQRDRAVPGQRTAPE